A portion of the Fulvia fulva chromosome 1, complete sequence genome contains these proteins:
- a CDS encoding ATP-dependent DNA helicase srs2, whose protein sequence is MDNIWQGLNEAQKTAVASDAAVLQVLAPPGSGKTKTLTARVAYLVAHRQWRPCNIIVCTFTVKAAAEMKERIKNFVGEELSKQLQLGTFHSVALRYLKRYGQHIGLAKDFGIADSADSKAILKRLIKKLGLSMEPGSAFGRISSRKVRSDDDPKSGKGPAKKGVEQQEFQRLFDDYEATLAASNLLDYDDILLRCHFLVKSHPQCVSDVEAVLIDEFQDTNNIQYDLMTLFAQQRNVITIVGDPDQSIYGFRAAEIKNLSRMKKHWPDTLTIHLEENYRSSGAILLAAQNVIEQDESRPPKKLQATHSYGLRPVLRKLPSAFSEAEWLVSEIKRMQALSGGMMQSSDFAVLLRSAALSRAIETAFGNAGIPYRMVGGMRFYDRAEVKLLVDYLRVIHNPHNTEAVERIVNVPSRKVGDETIKRLREEATSKGISLWSLVLDVAQGRCSPKTKLNEPARKGLGSFVNVILCGHKKVESWKPEEASIVDLISMITQKISLQAYLKQKHADDETHEARWNNVEELMAQAADVMAPGKLAELGEADSLPNVDDLEQRSDSTQDALSIFLSNIALTASAEKKADEDGEQVQQVTISTIHASKGLEWPVVFIPACYDGSIPHSRADDHDEERRLLYVGMTRAQALLYLSCPIKNTQREETSMSTFLTHKGVGKFFEEHGPSLPFDVITSLSSTLRRECPSATLITESKRNSERDEDNYWPLNGEEAMEETRRWDYSKKTGTLPGFGSAKAATWASDTTMQRQETFSIPNAPLQTGFTSVKERYDELVEQGKMDRSDKRAEEKKDNPMETKGRKRQIEGQGSISSFFKKPKEAAEVVEQPQPARPLREIPNAANHGVSRTISTSRQSVPDRKPRATPMSSRPQPRASDDANNGRYVFLSSSPQKGDDEQEQPFNTTGEKQHESQPAASTSFRPASTFHTTSMATASGTQRRTLGVRRSLHGWSERRKP, encoded by the coding sequence ATGGACAACATCTGGCAGGGCCTTAATGAAGCTCAGAAAACCGCCGTAGCTTCCGATGCTGCTGTCTTGCAGGTGCTGGCGCCGCCTGGCTCGGGCAAGACCAAGACTCTCACAGCACGCGTCGCGTACCTGGTCGCGCATCGCCAATGGAGACCATGCAACATCATCGTCTGCACTTTTACCGTCAAGGCCGCCGCCGAGATGAAGGAGCGCATCAAGAACTTCGTCGGTGAAGAGCTCTCGAAGCAACTACAGCTGGGCACTTTCCACTCGGTGGCGTTGCGCTACCTCAAGCGATATGGCCAGCACATTGGGCTCGCCAAAGACTTCGGTATCGCTGACTCGGCCGACAGCAAAGCCATCTTGAAACGACTGATCAAGAAACTGGGTCTATCCATGGAGCCTGGGTCAGCGTTCGGCCGGATATCATCGCGGAAAGTGCGCAGCGACGATGACCCAAAGTCCGGCAAGGGTCCTGCGAAGAAGGGTGTTGAGCAACAGGAGTTCCAGAGGCTGTTCGACGACTACGAGGCCACACTAGCAGCTTCAAATCTCCTCGACTACGATGACATCTTGCTCCGCTGTCACTTCCTGGTGAAGTCACATCCGCAATGTGTTTCGGATGTAGAAGCAGTTCTCATCGACGAGTTTCAGGACACCAACAACATCCAGTACGATCTAATGACCCTGTTCGCTCAGCAACGCAATGTCATCACCATTGTTGGTGATCCCGATCAAAGTATTTACGGCTTCAGGGCGGCCGAGATCAAGAATCTGTCAAGGATGAAGAAGCATTGGCCTGATACTCTCACGATCCACCTCGAGGAGAACTACCGGTCATCTGGTGCAATCCTGCTTGCTGCACAAAATGTTATTGAGCAGGACGAAAGTCGGCCGCCGAAGAAGCTGCAGGCGACACATAGCTATGGATTGAGGCCGGTATTACGAAAGCTGCCATCGGCATTCTCCGAAGCTGAATGGTTAGTGTCTGAGATCAAGCGAATGCAAGCTTTATCCGGCGGCATGATGCAGTCAAGCGACTTCGCTGTCTTGCTCAGGTCTGCTGCCCTCTCTCGCGCTATTGAGACTGCGTTTGGAAATGCTGGCATACCGTATCGAATGGTGGGCGGCATGAGGTTTTACGATCGAGCAGAGGTCAAACTACTCGTTGACTACCTTCGTGTCATCCACAACCCTCACAATACTGAAGCAGTCGAGCGCATCGTCAACGTCCCTTCACGAAAGGTTGGGGATGAGACAATCAAGAGACTTCGTGAGGAGGCCACGTCCAAAGGCATCTCCTTGTGGTCGCTCGTGCTCGACGTTGCACAAGGTCGTTGCTCACCGAAGACCAAGCTGAACGAGCCTGCTCGCAAAGGGTTGGGCTCGTTTGTGAACGTCATTCTGTGTGGCCACAAGAAAGTTGAATCATGGAAACCCGAAGAGGCATCGATCGTGGATCTGATCAGCATGATCACGCAGAAGATATCCTTGCAGGCGTATTTGAAGCAGAAGCATGCTGACGACGAGACCCATGAAGCGCGCTGGAACAATGTTGAAGAGCTCATGGCGCAAGCTGCCGATGTCATGGCTCCTGGTAAGCTTGCAGAGTTGGGCGAAGCTGATAGCCTGCCGAACGTGGACGATCTGGAGCAGAGAAGCGACTCCACCCAGGACGCTCTTTCGATATTCCTGTCCAACATCGCACTGACAGCCTCCGCTGAGAAGAAAGCAGATGAAGACGGCGAGCAGGTGCAGCAAGTCACAATCTCGACCATACACGCCTCAAAAGGATTGGAGTGGCCTGTCGTCTTCATCCCAGCCTGCTATGATGGTTCCATACCTCACTCACGAGCAGACGATCACGACGAGGAGCGCAGACTGCTATACGTCGGCATGACTCGAGCACAAGCATTACTTTACCTCAGCTGTCCGATCAAGAATACACAACGAGAAGAGACATCAATGTCTACTTTTCTGACCCACAAAGGAGTCGGAAAGTTCTTCGAAGAACATGGTCCGAGCCTGCCTTTCGACGTGATCACGAGCTTATCATCGACCCTCCGGAGAGAATGTCCTTCAGCTACGCTGATTACAGAGAGTAAGCGGAACTCGGAGCGCGATGAAGACAACTACTGGCCGCTCAATGGAGAGGAAGCCATGGAAGAGACACGGAGATGGGATTACAGCAAGAAGACTGGTACATTGCCCGGTTTCGGGAGTGCCAAGGCAGCAACATGGGCCTCTGACACTACCATGCAGCGCCAGGAAACATTCTCGATACCCAACGCACCTCTGCAGACGGGCTTCACTAGCGTCAAAGAAAGATACGACGAGCTCGTGGAGCAAGGCAAGATGGATCGAAGCGACAAGCGGGCAGAAGAAAAGAAGGACAATCCCATGGAAACAAAGGGGCGCAAGAGGCAGATCGAAGGTCAAGGCAGTATTTCAAGTTTCTTCAAAAAGCCTAAAGAAGCTGCTGAAGTGGTAGAGCAGCCACAGCCCGCTCGTCCATTGCGCGAGATACCAAATGCTGCGAATCATGGTGTCTCAAGAACAATCAGCACGTCACGGCAGTCGGTTCCCGACCGCAAGCCACGAGCGACGCCAATGTCATCGAGGCCACAGCCTAGGGCTAGCGACGATGCCAATAATGGGAGATATGTCTTCCTCTCCAGTTCGCCGCAGAAAGGGGATGATGAGCAGGAACAGCCGTTTAACACGACTGGCGAAAAACAGCATGAGAGCCAGCCAGCCGCTTCAACATCGTTCAGACCGGCTTCAACATTTCACACAACATCAATGGCGACAGCATCCGGGACACAACGTAGAACACTCGGCGTTAGAAGGAGTCTGCATGGATGGAGTGAGAGACGAAAGCCGTGA
- a CDS encoding Glutaminyl-peptide cyclotransferase, producing the protein MKLLSQLLLLPPPLLLLPPPAVLRETCIGVHAYSTLSDDTLRALPTPGHDFDINTGKLLAPILRTRVPGTEGSRAVLQHFADFFNDNLPEWKLSFQNSSSTTPTSNGDQVPFVNLIANRDPPWTKGDGDVGRLSLVAHYDSKLTPEGFIGATDSAAPCAMLLHAARSIDAALTAKWNAMSAAGNTDDDLEGHQGVQILLLDGEEAFHTWTHTDSLYGARSLAAEWETTMFGYGGGVFESPLRTIELFVLLDLLGSKDPKVPSYFKTTHWAYQKMAEAETRLRAAGMFKSSPNHPSKRAEERAKEPMFLHEGGKKDTDRWSGGYVEDDHVPFMARGVEILHIITAPFPTVWHTIQDDGEHLDLDTVEDWAMLTLAFVAEWLELEGYFDDVQPAVRRSVGRDEHAGRDEL; encoded by the coding sequence ATGAAGCTCCTCAGCCAACTGCTGCTGCTGCCGCCGccgctgctgctgctgccgCCGCCAGCAGTCCTCCGCGAAACGTGCATCGGTGTGCACGCCTACTCGACTCTCTCCGACGACACGCTGCGTGCACTGCCCACGCCCGGCCACGACTTCGACATCAACACGGGCAAACTGCTCGCGCCGATCCTGCGCACCCGTGTCCCCGGCACAGAAGGCTCCCGCGCCGTTCTGCAGCACTTTGCCGACTTCTTCAACGACAATCTGCCCGAATGGAAGCTCTCCTTCCAGAACTCGTCCTCGACCACGCCCACCAGCAATGGCGACCAAGTGCCCTTTGTCAATCTGATCGCGAACCGAGATCCGCCTTGGACGAAAGGTGATGGGGACGTGGGGAGGCTGTCGCTGGTTGCTCACTACGACAGCAAGCTGACTCCGGAGGGCTTCATTGGAGCCACCGATTCCGCTGCGCCGTGTGCTATGCTCCTGCATGCCGCAAGATCCATCGATGCTGCCTTGACGGCAAAGTGGAACGCCATGTCCGCCGCGGGGAACACGGATGATGATCTAGAGGGACACCAGGGCGTGCAGATCCTCCTGTTGGACGGCGAGGAGGCCTTCCACACGTGGACACACACTGACTCGCTCTATGGCGCGAGGAGTCTGGCAGCAGAGTGGGAGACGACCATGTTTGGTTATGGAGGAGGTGTGTTCGAGTCCCCGTTGAGGACCATTGAGCTGTTCGTTCTTCTGGACCTGCTCGGCTCGAAAGATCCCAAGGTTCCTTCATACTTCAAGACAACGCATTGGGCGTATCAGAAGATGGCAGAAGCAGAGACGCGCCTCAGGGCAGCAGGCATGTTCAAAAGCTCTCCAAACCACCCCAGCAAGCGGGCGGAAGAGCGGGCGAAGGAGCCAATGTTTCTTCACGAAGGCGGGAAGAAAGATACAGACCGATGGTCGGGAGGCTACGTCGAAGATGACCATGTCCCATTCATGGCTCGTGGTGTTGAGATCTTGCACATCATCACTGCGCCATTTCCGACCGTATGGCATACCATCCAAGACGATGGCGAACATTTAGACTTGGATACGGTGGAAGATTGGGCCATGCTCACGCTTGCCTTTGTCGCCGAGTGGTTGGAGCTTGAAGGCTACTTCGACGATGTGCAGCCTGCAGTACGGCGGAGCGTGGGCAGGGACGAGCATGCTGGCAGAGACGAATTGTGA
- a CDS encoding Aspartate--tRNA ligase, mitochondrial, whose protein sequence is MILTRRVIEEEEEGLKLANEDFECCCGRRHYAGSSTTADHSTTLDALKQTIDFPKATCDFQALSQNGDSLTNQQIVLHGYVGARRDASKTLTFAELHDMRLSSTVQLVSAMSSTVDGSNNPHALLRNLEEHTPVAVSGTVVSRKAPKPSKAGNDSMIDQGRVTNVEIKVEKITPLNAFPKDIIMAKETVFPPEQRHLQIRNDPSIREALFFRSKAARIVRDELCGNHSFAEIETPLLFKSTPEGAREFLVPTRAPGLAYALPQSPQQYKQILMASGMPRYMQIAKCFRDEDLRADRQPEFTQVDLEMAFASGEDVMLVVEAVIKRLWRELVDGFDTADFNDTSKLSFPTLTYEEAMSRYGSDKPDLRYGSEIRRIEYMLPQDLILKIGPLTDPIVEVMKIPIATEPHESRKFLNTFMDSPEAQPFLQNLEGQPGIFIFDTRKPLGGMQVLGFEAAEQLEEMLELEEGDLVIYQARANEPFHGGSTPIGNLRLALHKAAIKQNLLPAPKGFAFTWITDFPLFSPIEDDTPGQGGAAGISSTHHPFTSPATPADIDLLLHAPLRVKAAHYDLVVNGVELGGGSRRIHNAAMQEFIMRDILKMSAERVNDFAHLLEVLRAGCPPHAGLALGFDRLVAVMLGRESVRDVIAFPKSGRGEDVLVGSPTRMTEGQMGVYHLKVRE, encoded by the exons ATGATTTTGACTAGGAGGGTCATTGAAGAAGAGGAAGAAGGACTGAAGCTCGCGAACGAAGATTTTGAGTGTTGCTGCGGAAG AAGACATTATGCGGGCTCATCAACAACTGCCGACCATTCGACTACCCTGGACGCTCTTAAGCAGACGATCGATTTCCCTAAGGCCACATGCGACTTCCAGGCGCTCTCACAAAATGGCGACAGCTTGACCAACCAGCAAATCGTCCTGCATGGCTACGTTGGAGCTCGCAGAGATGCATCGAAAACGCTCACATTCGCTGAGCTACACGACATGCGGCTGTCGTCTACAGTCCAGCTGGTCTCGGCGATGTCAAGTACTGTAGATGGCAGCAATAACCCTCATGCACTTCTACGCAATCTCGAAGAACACACTCCTGTGGCAGTCTCAGGCACTGTGGTATCTCGCAAGGCACCGAAGCCATCGAAAGCTGGGAACGACTCAATGATCGACCAAGGCCGCGTCACGAATGTTGAGATCAAAGTTGAGAAGATCACTCCGCTCAATGCTTTCCCCAAGGACATCATCATGGCCAAGGAAACAGTCTTTCCGCCAGAGCAGCGACATTTGCAGATCCGGAATGATCCTAGCATACGCGAAGCCCTCTTCTTCCGCAGCAAAGCAGCGCGAATAGTGCGAGACGAACTCTGCGGCAACCACAGCTTTGCAGAGATCGAGACGCCATTGCTTTTCAAATCAACGCCCGAAGGTGCAAGAGAGTTTCTTGTACCGACACGGGCTCCTGGGTTGGCATACGCTCTGCCTCAAAGCCCTCAGCAGTACAAGCAGATTCTCATGGCAAGTGGCATGCCACGATACATGCAGATTGCAAAATGCTTCCGCGATGAAGACTTGCGAGCTGATAGACAGCCAGAGTTCACGCAAGTCGATCTTGAGATGGCGTTTGCATCTGGTGAAGATGTGATGCTTGTTGTGGAGGCAGTCATCAAGCGTCTGTGGCGCGAGCTGGTGGATGGCTTTGACACGGCAGATTTCAACGACACCAGCAAGCTGAGTTTCCCCACTCTAACTTACGAAGAAGCAATGTCAAGATATGGCTCGGACAAGCCAGACTTGCGCTATGGCTCAGAGATCCGCCGGATCGAGTACATGCTACCCCAAGACCTAATCCTCAAGATCGGACCACTCACCGACCCAATCGTCGAAGTCATGAAGATCCCCATCGCAACAGAACCACACGAAAGCAGAAAATTCCTCAACACTTTCATGGACTCTCCAGAAGCCCAGCCCTTCCTCCAAAACCTCGAAGGTCAACCCGGCATCTTCATCTTCGACACCCGCAAGCCCCTCGGCGGAATGCAAGTCCTCGGCTTCGAAGCCGCCGAACAACTCGAAGAAATGCTcgagctagaagaaggcgACCTGGTCATCTACCAAGCCCGCGCGAACGAACCCTTCCACGGCGGCTCAACACCCATCGGCAATCTCCGCCTGGCTCTCCACAAAGCAGCCATCAAGCAAAACCTCCTCCCCGCGCCCAAGGGCTTCGCGTTCACCTGGATAACCGACTTCCCCCTCTTCTCACCCATCGAAGACGATACTCCCGGCCAAGGCGGCGCCGCCGGCATCTCATCGACCCACCACCCCTTCACCTCCCCCGCCACCCCTGCCGACATTGACCTCCTCCTTCACGCGCCCTTACGCGTAAAAGCAGCGCACTACGACCTCGTCGTCAACGGCGTCGAGCTCGGCGGCGGGAGCAGAAGAATCCATAATGCTGCCATGCAGGAGTTCATCATGCGGGATATTCTGAAAATGAGTGCCGAGCGTGTCAATGATTTTGCGCATTTATTGGAAGTCTTGCGGGCGGGGTGTCCGCCGCATGCGGGGCTTGCGTTGGGGTTTGATAGGCTTGTGGCGGTTATGTTGGGGAGGGAGTCGGTTAGGGATGTGATTGCGTTTCCTAAGAGTGGGAGGGGAGAGGATGTGTTGGTGGGGAGTCCGACGAGGATGACGGAGGGGCAGATGGGGGTGTATCATTTGAAGGTGAGGGAATAG
- a CDS encoding Phototropin-1A: protein MSISATALPPMRVMGKELRLKAFSSAYEYGRQYPHQSANGRRELRAMDKENATSSPRASQNSAPGSRDQSHNRSKVNSVYTAIHVPTTPSRDAMNEYESEDFQRKYNARPDTEVPPDTPDFSGMDDGTGQPVVGPGTPGEYSKRGIHIPTRTSSTGGKQRLAPQQTHDPMPPSRSKSPIPRDSHQSDTPPSPETADEYNYEPGARSSAGSVFSQETSATSIHTLPPLQTKGPDNSDAQYLEPVLEDDPRSWDLVGPASDDHATGMYALEQRSEQLFSAEHLRTIFEDPKLLLKFTGFLNSHRPKSIPILIYYLDALKALRAINYANAIAEALEPIKGQGFTDEVAKPTNNNVLEEKANRAFDVLVQEDLPAYVAHIWIQVVSVSIQRRITGTLAPHLREASEGLAEVFCLTDPSRTDNPIVFASEEFTRTTQYGMNYIIGRNCRFLQGPRSSPHSVRRLAIACTQGKEHTEVFVNYRRDGSPFMNLLMTAPLMDSRGNIRYFIGAQVDVSGLIKDCSEMEGLIRLLEKEQEAQDQTEEEADASHKDEFQELSEMFNGAELDTVRKYGGRMHKEYVDDSDRESLHSGRPRLLLKDPTQDIMDKTHRSLSDAASGVQEKINGKLEGVYQHYLLIRPAPSLRILFTSPSLRVPGILQSPFLNRIGGSSRVRADLGAALAEGRGVTAKIRWLTRPDEDGEGEGRPRWIHCTPLLGHSGAVGVWMIVLVDEEGSLPGTSSGRRFRQAPPVSNNIGGKEWDASHSRERKKLNAYDAQSERGGSKNAEYFHRPVSRGAHSAVGSSMPARSPGPHRQTSHVTSANASEFSFNLKG, encoded by the exons ATGTCGATCAGCGCTACTGCACTTCCGCCAATGCGTGTAATGGGCAAAGAATTGCGCCTGAAGGCCTTCAGTTCGGCTTACGAGTATGGACGACAGTACCCTCACCAGTCCGCCAACGGACGTCGCGAGCTGCGTGCAATGGACAAGGAGAATGCCACCTCCTCGCCCCGAGCATCGCAGAATAGCGCACCGGGCAGCCGAGACCAGAGCCACAACCGCAGCAAGGTCAACAGCGTCTACACTGCTATTCACGTTCCCACTACACCCTCCCGCGATGCCATGAACGAGTATGAGAGCGAAGACTTCCAAAGGAAGTACAATGCACG TCCGGACACAGAGGTGCCTCCAGACACACCCGACTTCTCTGGCATGGACGATGGCACTGGTCAGCCAGTCGTTGGGCCCGGAACTCCTGGAGAATACTCAAAACGTGGGATCCACATCCCTACCAGGACAAG CAGTACTGGCGGCAAGCAGCGCTTAGCTCCGCAACAAACTCACGATCCAATGCCGCCGTCGAGATCGAAGTCGCCCATACCACGAGACTCACACCAGTCAGACACTCCGCCGTCACCGGAGACAGCGGACGAGTACAACTATGAACCTGGCGCCAGGAGCAGTGCTGGATCAGTCTTTTCGCAGGAAACGTCTGCCACGTCAATCCATACTCTGCCACCTTTGCAAACCAAAGGTCCAGATAACAGTGACGCTCAATACCTGGAGCCTGTACTCGAAGACGACCCACGATCCTGGGACCTTGTCGGTCCCGCTTCGGACGATCACGCGACTGGCATGTATGCGCTCGAGCAACGATCTGAGCAACTATTCAGCGCTGAGCATTTGAGGACCATCTTCGAAGACCCGAAGTTGTTGTTGAAGTTCACTGGTTTCCTCAACTCGCACCGCCCCAAGAGTATTCCGATCCTGATCTACTATTTGGACGCCTTGAAGGCTCTGCGGGCGATTAACTATGCAAACGCGATTGCGGAAGCTCTAGAGCCCATCAAGGGTCAAGGATTCACTGACGAAGTTGCAAAACCAACCAACAACAACGTTCTGGAAGAGAAGGCAAACCGTGCGTTCGATGTCTTGGTGCAGGAGGATCTCCCGGCATACGTTGCGCATATTTGGATCCAGGTCGTCAGCGTTAGCATTCAGCGACGTATTACTGGCACTCTTGCTCCACATCTGCGAGAAGCTAGTGAGGGTCTTGCGGAGGTCTTCTGCCTGACTGATCCTAGCAGGACCGACAATCCCATCGTCTTTGCCTCCGAAGAATTCACTAGAACGACACAGTATGGCATGAACTACATCATTGGCCGAAATTGCCGTTTCTTGCAAGGTCCACGATCAAGCCCACACTCTGTTCGGCGTCTGGCGATTGCATGCACTCAGGGTAAAGAGCACACGGAAGTGTTTGTGAACTACCGGCGTGATGGCAGTCCGTTCATGAACCTCCTGATGACCGCGCCGCTCATGGACAGCCGTGGAAACATAAGATACTTCATCGGTGCCCAGGTTGATGTGTCTGGTTTAATCAAAGACTGCAGTGAAATGGAAGGGTTGATCAGACTACTCGAGAAAGAGCAGGAGGCACAGGACCAGACTGAAGAGGAAGCCGACGCGAGCCACAAAGATGAGTTCCAGGAGCTCAGTGAGATGTTCAACGGCGCAGAGCTGGACACCGTCCGCAAGTACGGCGGACGCATGCACAAGGAGTATGTGGACGACAGTGACCGGGAAAGTCTACACTCTGGACGACCGCGACTACTCCTCAAAGACCCTACCCAAGACATCATGGACAAGACGCACAGGTCCCTATCGGACGCTGCGTCGGGTGTGCAGGAGAAGATTAATGGGAAATTGGAGGGCGTCTATCAGCAC TACTTGCTGATCCGACCGGCGCCATCTCTGCGCATCCTGTTCACTTCTCCTTCGCTTAGAGTTCCCGGTATACTCCAGTCGCCATTCTTGAACCGCATTGGCGGTAGTAGCCGCGTCCGTGCAGACCTGGGAGCTGCGCTAGCAGAAGGACGCGGTGTCACAGCTAAGATTAGGTGGCTTACCCGTCCGGACGAAGATGGTGAAGGCGAAGGCCGGCCACGCTGGATCCACTGCACACCCCTTCTAGGCCATTCTGGCGCTGTGGGCGTTTGGATGATTGTCCTTGTGGATGAGGAGGGATCTCTTCCAGGCACATCTTCTGGACGGCGCTTCAGGCAAGCGCCACCTGTCTCCAATAACATTGGAGGCAAAGAGTGGGACGCTTCGCACTCGAGAGAGCGCAAGAAGCTCAATGCATACGATGCTCAGAGCGAGAGGGGTGGCAGCAAGAATGCGGAATACTTCCACCGTCCAGTCAGTCGCGGCGCGCACAGTGCTGTTGGAAGCTCAATGCCTGCTAGAAGCCCTGGCCCGCATCGGCAGACGTCTCACGTCACCAGCGCCAATGCCAGCGAATTCTCCTTCAATCTCAAGGGCTAG
- a CDS encoding Cystinosin, with product MFSDARHFAIIASWLLGWLYFLAWTTSFFPQAMLNMKRRTTQGLMPDFPLLNVFGFGCYTFSTAVFLFSQSIHDQYAARHPRSPEPTNRINDLAFGALGFTMSIVTYSQFWPRLWGWEQIPGVQRHASKVTLGLISGSVSALAIATLIVSVKGHPADGRGWAWIDVVYCTEYIKLVMTIFKYIPQVTSNFRRRSTIGWSIAQQLLDFTGGVGSLLQLVVDSSLQNDWSGLTGNPLKFGLANISLAFDVIFILQHFVLFGPVEEDELDKHIAIAGDRAGQEPLLPDRES from the exons ATGTTTTCAGATGCTAGGCACTTCGCCATTATCGCCTCTTG GTTGCTCGGCTGGCTGTACTTCTTGGCATGGACGACATCCTTCTTCCCTCAAGCGATGCTGAACATGAAAAGACGAACGACCCAAGGGCTCATGCCAGACTTTCCACTACTAAATGTCTTCGGCTTTGGATGCTACACCTTTAGCACAGCCGTCTTTCTTTTTTCGCAGTCTATTCACGATCAATATGCGGCTCGTCACCCAAGGTCACCAGAGCCCACGAACCGCATCAATGATTTGGCCTTTGGTGCTCTAGGCTTTACGATGAGCATCGTGACTTACTCACAGTTCTGGCCACGACTGTGGGGCTGGGAACAAATTCCAGGCGTTCAGAGACACGCCAGCAAGGTCACACTAGGTCTGATATCTGGTAGTGTTTCAGCACTTGCGATCGCTACACTTATTGTGTCTGTCAAGGGCCATCCGGCGGATGGCAGAGGGTGGGCGTGGATCGACGTG GTCTATTGCACGGAGTACATCAAGCTTGTGATGACGATATTCAAGTACATACCGCAGGTGACCTCGAACTTCCGGCGGAGATCTACTATTGGGTGGTCAATTGCTCAGCAGCTGCTTGATTTTACCGGAGGTGTTGGAAGCCTCCTTCAACTTGTCGTCGACAGCAGCTTGCAGAACGATTGGTCTGGCCTGACCGGAAACCCTCTCAAGTTCGGGCTCGCAAACATTTCCTTGGCCTTCGACGTAATCTTTATTCTGCAGCATTTTGTGCTGTTCGGACCGGTGGAAGAAGACGAACTCGACAAGCATATCGCGATTGCCGGCGATCGAGCAGGGCAAGAACCTTTATTGCCAGACCGGGAGAGTTAA